The Bombus affinis isolate iyBomAffi1 chromosome 17, iyBomAffi1.2, whole genome shotgun sequence genome includes a region encoding these proteins:
- the LOC126926017 gene encoding serine-rich adhesin for platelets-like isoform X5: MKRKERKKQSRNTSIRSKQLQPPGISMDMESSWAAQEIKSNLNNMARFQQKQLQEKEQKLLQLYDQQQQRAYQVVQRGSAGSNSSNHATSISQHTVAKTSSSSHTTSTSQGGKVRQMFDERRQTTVKGIDRSYPLEPLENKSRKQTNGNGVQKNGNLTVNRQSVTVKRVARADVNSNLNGGKPIVSYHEEISRESFGPCARQHQEDDEFGNENHVAQYANGNLRDEARMEEVLDEDMIGRNRMMAKLHLMEYDETLKHRVKNDLESEEFPEDFMVDVPDKLPKQSVTRKLSQAEVRLERFKNANARRGNNVTKNPAIAPKKRSDPIFPAKSTCSGSRMTNTASDRGSNDGKNPASSKSRGKTLVSGNVRETVSLDSGRNVGRTDENPRFFCGESEKSATSHVVGSKTARKLSPDLSEDRIRRSERSAIFNKEKSAIKYPIDSKVARTSTSESLKDKTGKRESRELSSKDAGKSAVTSATGATTVRKLSSEALRDVKDQGDYGKFIDEESEKSATTYATRPKSAERSIREVSEATKDVKRRSESPKFFCKESERSATTYAIDSKTAEKYTREATKDTRDLKRRSESPKFLSKESEKPATTYAIRPKSAGRSIREVSEDTKDVKRRSESPKFFCKESERSATTYAIDGETSKKFSLEGLKSVKKRSDSPKPTTYAIEPKSAERLIREVSEDIKDVKSRSESPEFFYKESERSGTTYATDSKLAGKLARVSLKDIKDVKQRSESPRFFCKESERSATTYAIDAKTNKRFSFEDLKDVKQRSDSPKSTTYAIDSKRVERSIRDPSEDIKDVKRRSESPRFFCEESGRSAKTYATDRKTANSSKTRTPRSDSPKFLCKESGKSDTAYAMGSTILPTSPNYMKDSKSSALKIASKNKKDMTNNTISRESTNNAMKRHATYPKRDTISKSSSPGGPKYDVISCAKPEYQTLRKSTETKLPDVFERLTRERSSSPRSFCHDSRRSATTMSTRNRNTESASVSANVVEEMKKKGSESRRVGSGKRDASIIRADESKSPDFAKASSRSCSVSPQYFGLDSDRSASILMVTPETIVKAKTDLACCEKREESPTSYVAKGEKLVTNVPREATRGSSTESYDDTAKRFIRSSVSRFFSEQCEGATRNVGPRKLQLTDARAPSQTKSQFDDGRAEKDERTSFVADGSRDSSPRSREIVESREETPEFLRYETEESAIATSLQPKICTDVEQPPKDAHSLKQTVAREITARPRNLSSNVKDRSSKIPLSIKDHNLTAENANALSRRGSAGILRSTKLIRDVLQRQSGQDQVDYASPGISNEWEEQPRADRMQAETRMDRKVEERTGTLTGRQLVAAGSESCRSLEVDTQIGGIRTPERYVKQEQLRGTYSRSSKGTACEKPSVGKVLTYSVRKPVKQRGSLLKSNIFQQSLRDRDSTNERPVSSKRTTRIASLKKEPAACARSLQSRTKGNVANGKSKSDILKTRSRTASPISASNGKTSSETVADKRNVDRYDASKRITRTSNESIARGSKGATDVAHRNGETKIPRAGARTARKQSIADERKKGKTSNQAEILKSMQLVRSVTRGSDFAQESRKMVGESVDDGTVRDEQTETRESCSSSTIDIRRSEAGLASIKELSKNYERTDSVESALRRFDSIGTEAESIRGTLERSVESIPKEIRRKSGGSIGRKADSKTISPKALDPPNVNLFAKRTCAGKATTVSRSAMAAAKGRQAEAQETRRQKKLEKARDSIEINRIAIRSRSLSCKRQLFQHTDSSETGSVASRCSIDSLRTVERLSTTSNKKKTCDSVNTASKRFEFSGSDETSTQTIDKAETDKMSTGVGRCSSAKQLRSIEDIRRSIEDESWDRETGQPSAMSAIVGSAAKAAGRSEPRRINVNDRAGNRKEICSPGRSVNFTASNDALGDTERSSVKCTMRFSRVAKSPSPETTKETSIRARRNVPASPSKSPDTVARRASSELKAQDTRSTKRPTTMKGTEPIGNRKALTATSTTTKKSADVVDSAILENGLHLRDQTAETKYDNDSPTKKSDALVVDLDEQPAKENDAPLPRKPLLRKQSTEKQITSMQSTRPPSVSSTSGGSPMQGQTSGSRSKMASRAKTPISGSTGYKGSASSRTGGAAAATCYSDALVPCKMCGRRFAQDRVTLHEQICAKTTQKKRKQFDTMMYRVKGTDLEPFVKKGLVKKQVEKSKKPEIKSNWRRKHEDFINAIRSAKQVQAHLAAGGKLSDLPPPPVSDNYDYIQCPHCGRKFNKAAAERHIPKCEHMLHNKPIHSRAPKPRR, from the exons ATGAAGCGcaaggaaagaaagaagcaaAGCAGAAATACGTCGATTCGATCGAAACAACTGCAACCCCCCGGAATCTCCATGGACATGGAATCGTCCTGGGCAGCTCAAGAGATCAAGTCCAATCTGAATAACATG GCTCGCTTTCAGCAGAAGCAACTGCAGGAGAAGGAGCAGAAGTTGTTGCAGCTTTACGACCAACAACAGCAACGAGCTTATCAAGTGGTGCAACGAGGCAGCGCCGGCTCCAACAGCTCGAATCATGCTACCTCCATCAGCCAACACACCGTCGCAAAGACCTCGAGCAGCAGCCATACAACCTCGACCTCGCAAGGTGGAAAG GTGAGGCAGATGTTCGACGAAAGACGGCAAACGACGGTGAAGGGCATCGACAGAAGCTACCCACTGGAGCCGCTGGAGAACAAATCGCGGAAACAGACGAACGGAAACGGCGTGCAGAAGAACGGAAATTTGACTGTGAACCGACAGTCGGTGACTGTGAAACGAGTAGCCAGGGCTGACGTGAACAGCAATTTGAACGGTGGCAAACCGATCGTCTCGTATCACGAGGAAATCAGTCGAGAATCGTTCGGTCCGTGCGCGCGCCAGCACCAAGAGGACGACGAGTTTGGAAACGAGAACCACGTCGCGCAATATGCGAATGGAAACCTTCGAGACGAG GCACGTATGGAGGAAGTTTTGGACGAGGATATGATAGGAAGGAATCGTATGATGGCGAAACTTCATCTGATGGAGTACGACGAGACGTTGAAGCATCGTGTTAAAAACGACCTCGAGAGCGAGGAATTCCCCGAGGACTTTATGGTCGATGTTCCTGACAAGCTTCCAAAACAAAGTGTTACCAGAAAGTTATCTCAAGCGGAGGTCAGGTTGGAACGCTTTAAAAACGCGAACGCGAGGCGTGGTAACAACGTTACGAAGAACCCAGCCATTGCCCCGAAGAAACGATCTGACCCAATATTTCCAGCAAAATCCACTTGCAG CGGCAGCCGAATGACCAACACAGCTTCAGACAGAGgatcgaacgacgggaaaaatCCTGCAAGTAGCAAATCCAGAGGGAAGACACTGGTCTCTGGAAATGTGAGGGAAACGGTCTCGTTGGATTCCGGGAGAAATGTGGGACGAACAGACGAAAATCCACGGTTCTTCTGCGGAGAGTCCGAGAAGTCTGCCACCTCGCACGTCGTTGGTTCGAAAACCGCGAGGAAATTATCGCCTGATTTGTCTGAAGATAGAATACGAAGAAGCGAAAGGTCTGCGATATTTAATAAAGAGAAATCTGCTATTAAATACCCGATAGACTCGAAGGTTGCAAGAACATCGACATCCGAGTCGCTTAAAGATAAGACAGGGAAAAGGGAAAGTCGCGAATTATCCTCTAAAGATGCTGGAAAATCAGCCGTAACTTCTGCGACTGGCGCAACAACCGTTAGGAAATTGTCTTCTGAAGCTTTAAGAGATGTCAAGGATCAAGGCGATTATGGTAAATTTATCGATGAAGAGTCTGAAAAATCAGCAACGAC TTACGCGACTCGTCCAAAGTCTGCAGAGAGATCGATTCGTGAAGTTTCCGAAGCTACGAAGGACGTTAAGCGACGAAGTGAAAGTCCGAAATTCTTCTGCAAAGAGTCTGAAAGATCAGCAACGACTTACGCGATCGACTCAAAGACTGCAGAAAAGTATACTCGCGAAGCTACGAAAGACACGAGGGACTTGAAACGACGAAGTGAAAGTCCGAAATTCCTCTCCAAAGAGTCTGAAAAACCAGCAACGACTTACGCGATTCGTCCAAAGTCTGCAGGGAGATCGATTCGTGAAGTTTCCGAAGATACGAAGGACGTTAAGCGACGAAGTGAAAGTCCGAAATTCTTCTGCAAAGAGTCTGAAAGGTCAGCAACGACTTACGCGATTGACGGAGAAACAAGTAAAAAATTCTCCCTCGAAGGTTTAAAAAGCGTCAAGAAACGGAGCGACAGTCCAAAACCCACAACTTACGCGATAGAGCCAAAGTCTGCAGAAAGATTGATTCGTGAAGTCTCCGAAGATATAAAGGACGTTAAAAGCCGAAGTGAAAGTCCGGAATTTTTCTACAAAGAGTCTGAAAGGTCAGGTACCACTTACGCGACTGATTCAAAGCTCGCAGGAAAATTAGCCCGTGTTtctttgaaagatataaaagaCGTTAAACAACGAAGTGAAAGCCCAAGATTCTTCTGCAAAGAGTCTGAAAGATCAGCTACCACTTATGCGATTGACGCAAAAACGAATAAAAGATTCTCTTTCGAAGATTTAAAAGACGTCAAGCAACGAAGCGATAGTCCAAAATCCACAACTTACGCGATTGACTCAAAACGTGTGGAAAGATCGATTCGTGATCCTTCAGAAGACATAAAAGACGTTAAACGGCGAAGTGAGAGTCCAAGATTCTTCTGCGAAGAGTCTGGAAGATCAGCCAAAACTTACGCAACTGATCGAAAGACTGCTAATTCCTCGAAGACCAGGACACCACGTAGCGATAGTCCGAAATTCCTCTGCAAAGAATCGGGGAAATCAGACACGGCTTATGCGATGGGCTCGACAATTCTTCCAACGTCCCCTAATTATATGAAAGACAGTAAGAGCTCCGCATTAAAAATCGCATCAAAGAACAAAAAAGATATGACTAATAACACGATATCCAGAGAATCCACGAACAACGCCATGAAGAGACACGCTACATATCCCAAACGCGATACAATCAGCAAATCTTCTTCTCCGGGAGGCCCAAAATATGACGTGATATCTTGCGCGAAGCCCGAGTACCAAACTCTACGTAAATCTACCGAAACCAAGTTACCCGACGTTTTCGAGCGCCTAACAAGAGAACGTAGCTCGAGTCCTCGGTCTTTCTGTCATGACAGCAGAAGATCAGCCACGACGATGAGCACCCGCAACAGGAACACCGAGTCCGCCTCTGTATCCGCAAACGTGGTCgaggaaatgaaaaagaaaggcAGCGAGAGTCGAAGAGTCGGTTCTGGAAAGCGCGATGCTTCGATAATTCGTGCTGACGAATCGAAATCCCCAGACTTCGCGAAAGCATCGTCCAGAAGCTGCAGCGTAAGTCCGCAGTACTTCGGCTTGGATTCTGACAGGTCCGCCAGCATCCTGATGGTCACGCCAGAGACCATAGTGAAAGCAAAAACAGATCTAGCGTGCTgcgagaaaagagaagaaagtcCTACGTCGTACGTTGCCAAAGGCGAGAAGCTCGTCACGAACGTACCGAGAGAAGCGACAAGAGGATCATCGACAGAAAGCTACGACGACACGGCGAAACGCTTCATCAGAAGCTCGGTATCGCGATTTTTCTCGGAGCAGTGTGAAGGAGCAACGAGAAACGTGGGGCCGAGAAAGCTTCAGCTGACGGACGCCAGAGCACCGAGTCAGACGAAGTCGCAGTTCGATGATGGACGAGCTGAGAAGGACGAGAGAACGAGTTTCGTCGCAGACGGCAGTCGTGACTCGTCGCCCAGGTCTCGAGAAATCGTTGAAAGTAGAGAAGAAACGCCAGAATTCTTGCGTTACGAGACAGAAGAGTCCGCCATCGCTACGAGCCTTCAGCCTAAGATTTGTACAGACGTTGAGCAACCGCCCAAAGATGCGCACTCGCTTAAACAAACAGTTGCGCGTGAGATTACGGCAAGGCCAAGGAATCTATCGAGCAACGTCAAGGACAGATCCTCGAAGATTCCTTTAAGCATCAAGGACCACAACTTGACAGCGGAAAACGCGAATGCACTTAGCCGTAGAGGGTCCGCCGGTATTCTACGTTCGACGAAACTGATTCGCGACGTGCTGCAGCGTCAGAGTGGCCAAGATCAGGTGGATTATGCTTCGCCTGGAATATCGAACGAATGGGAAGAGCAACCGAGGGCCGATAGGATGCAGGCAGAGACCAGGATGGACAGGAAAGTTGAGGAAAGAACTGGGACCCTGACTGGTCGCCAACTTGTGGCCGCGGGATCGGAAAGTTGCAGGTCCCTGGAAGTGGACACGCAGATCGGAGGAATCAGGACTCCTGAACGATACGTAAAACAGGAGCAGCTTCGAGGCACTTACTCGAGATCGAGCAAGGGAACAGCCTGCGAGAAGCCGAGCGTTGGAAAGGTGCTGACTTATTCCGTGCGCAAGCCAGTTAAACAGAGAGGATCGTTGCTGAAGTCGAACATTTTCCAGCAATCGCTGAGAGATCGAGATTCAACGAACGAGAGGCCCGTTAGCTCGAAACGTACAACACGAATTGCGTCTCTGAAGAAGGAGCCTGCAGCTTGTGCTCGTAGCTTGCAGAGTCGAACGAAGGGAAACGTGGCGAATGGAAAGAGCAAGAGCGACATTTTGAAGACTCGCAGCCGAACAGCGAGTCCGATCTCAGCAAGCAACGGAAAGACGAGCTCAGAGACGGTTGCTGATAAGAGGAACGTGGACAGATACGATGCTTCGAAGCGTATAACGCGAACGTCCAACGAATCCATCGCTCGTGGCTCGAAAGGAGCAACTGATGTGGCACATCGAAACGGCGAAACCAAAATCCCAAGAGCTGGAGCACGAACTGCCAGGAAGCAGAGTATCGCGGATGAGAGGAAGAAAGGCAAGACGTCTAACCAGGCTGAAATTTTGAAGTCCATGCAGCTCGTTCGCAGTGTTACGAGAGGATCAGACTTTGCGCAGGAATCGCGAAAAATGGTTGGCGAATCAGTCGACGACGGTACAGTCAGAGACGAACAGACTGAAACGAGGGAAAGTTGCAGCTCCTCGACGATCGATATTAGAAGGTCGGAGGCCGGCTTAGCTTCTATAAAGGAACTTTCCAAGAATTACGAGAGAACAGACTCAGTGGAGTCAGCTCTCAGACGTTTCGATTCGATCGGAACTGAGGCTGAATCGATCCGAGGCACGTTAGAACGAAGCGTGGAATCGATACCGAAGGAAATACGAAGGAAATCTGGCGGAAGCATTGGCCGCAAGGCTGACTCAAAGACGATTTCGCCGAAAGCACTTGATCCACCGAATGTAAATCTTTTCGCTAAGAGAACGTGCGCCGGCAAAGCTACGACCGTATCCAGGAGCGCAATGGCCGCCGCTAAAGGAAGACAGGCTGAAGCGCAAGAAACGCGGAGGCAGAAAAAATTGGAGAAAGCCAGAGACTCGATAGAGATCAACCGAATTGCCATAAGATCGAGATCGCTGTCGTGCAAGCGACAGCTTTTCCAGCACACCGATTCCAGCGAGACTGGAAGCGTTGCATCGAGGTGCAGCATCGATTCCTTGAGAACCGTGGAACGTCTCTCGACGACATCCAATAAGAAGAAAACGTGCGACTCGGTGAATACCGCGTCGAAACGCTTCGAATTCTCTGGCAGCGACGAGACGTCGACGCAAACGATAGACAAAGCAGAAACGGATAAAATGTCAACAGGTGTGGGTCGTTGCTCATCGGCGAAGCAACTGAGATCGATCGAGGATATTCGTAGGTCGATCGAGGACGAAAGTTGGGATCGCGAAACGGGGCAACCGTCGGCGATGTCGGCGATCGTAGGCAGCGCGGCGAAAGCAGCGGGTCGATCGGAACCTCGTCGAATAAATGTCAATGATCGCGCTGGAAATAGAAAAGAGATATGTTCGCCGGGGCGGTCGGTGAACTTTACCGCGAGCAACGACGCTTTAGGGGATACGGAGCGTTCGTCTGTAAAGTGTACGATGCGTTTCTCCAGGGTCGCGAAAAGTCCGAGCCCGGAGACGACCAAGGAAACGAGCATCCGTGCGAGAAGAAACGTCCCAGCGTCGCCGTCCAAAAGTCCGGACACGGTCGCTAGG CGTGCGTCGAGCGAGTTGAAAGCTCAAGACACAAGATCGACGAAACGGCCAACGACTATGAAAGGCACAGAGCCAATTGGAAACAGGAAGGCGTTGACGGCAACGAGCACAACTACGAAAAAATCAGCGGACGTGGTCGATAGCGCTATTCTCGAGAATGGTCTGCATTTACGAGACCAAACTGCCGAAACGAAATACGATAACGACTCGCCCACGAAGAAAAGCGACGCTCTGGTCGTCGACTTGGACGAGCAACCGGCGAAGGAAAACGACGCGCCACTTCCGCGGAAGCCGCTCTTACGAAAACAGTCCACCGAG AAACAGATTACTTCCATGCAATCAACACGGCCACCATCTGTTTCGTCCACATCTGGTGGTAGCCCCATGCAAGGTCAGACTTCCGGTTCTAGAAGCAAAATGGCTTCGAGAGCAAAGACGCCAATTTCCGGTTCAACAGGATACAAAGGATCAGCTTCCAGCAGAACCGGTGGAGCCGCGGCAGCGAC ATGTTACAGTGACGCTCTGGTTCCTTGCAAAATGTGTGGCCGCCGTTTCGCTCAAGATCGAGTAACACTTCACGAGCAAATTTGCGCGAAAACGACTCAGAAAAAGAGGAAACAATTCGATACGATGATGTATCGCGTAAAAGGCACCGATCTCGAACCGTTCGTGAAAAAAGGACTTGTGAAAAAACAGGTGGAG AAATCGAAGAAGCCGGAGATAAAGTCGAACTGGCGGCGCAAACACGAGGATTTCATTAACGCCATACGCTCGGCCAAGCAAGTACAAGCACACCTGGCCGCAGGAGGCAAGCTCAGCGATTTGCCACCACCGCCGGTTAGCGATAACTACGATTACATTCAGTGTCCCCACTGCGGAAGAAAATTCAATAAGGCCGCCGCCGAGCGTCACATTCCCAAATGCGAACACATGTTACACAATAAGCCGATACACTCGCGAGCGCCGAAACCAAGGCGTTAA